gggtttttggatGTGCAGAAAATTGGAACTAGAAGTTATTCTTTTCATCACATTCTCTCTttggttttaactcaatcaaATGATGAACATTGTAGAGACGCACCGGAGATGCCACAGATGGTTGTGCTATGTTCTGGAAACCAAATGTGTAAGAATTTCTGAGTGACTTCTCTCACTCcttttgtttatttgttttagCTTACAAAATTCCAAGTGAATTGAATCTAAATGGCTATGTTTCTTACTTTAATGAATTAGATTCAAGTTATTGGAAGGAGAGAGCATCGAGTTCAAGGAGTTCGAACTCCGTGATAATATTGCTCAACTGTCTGTTTTCGAGGTAGTAGATACATTTGTTTAAGTACTTTCAGAGTATCTTATTTAATGACCATGTTCATGGGCTGGTTGTCTGTTCATTATGATCTCTCCATTACAGTTTGCTGACTATGTTCATGGGCTGTTCTGCTGTCGAACTGTTTGAACAAAGTTTTGTTTGTATGAACCATCAGTTTCCATAGCTTATTTATGTTTTGAAACAGGTAGATGTGTAATGCAGACACAAGCCGAATTTTAGTTGGCAATATACATGTTCTTTTCAATCAAAACCGAGGCGACATGAAATTAGGCCAAGTAAGTACCATAACATTTCATTTTATGCATGAAATACTGTATGTACTTTCACTGAGATTCCTATGGTAGAATGCAACAGTATGTTAGAAGTTCGTTTATCTAATCcgtcactattttttttttcttcctattaaTCAGTCAAGAGAGTCTAATATTTGAATGTTCCATTTTCAGATTCGCTTGCTTTTGTCGAGGGCACATGCCCTGTCAGAAAAATGGGGAAATATCCCCATGGTGCTAGCTGGTGATTTCAATATCACTCCTCAGGTTACCACCTTATGACATACTGCTTTTATCCGAAGCTTAATATTACTTCGGGATTCAGATATATATTATATACTGTCATCTGTTTCAATTGTATTAACTAGTGTTCTTTTGAATCTCTACAGAGTGCCGTCTACAAGTTCTTGTCATCTTCAGAGGTGAAAATTTTGCTTCTTATTGTTTAATGATACTTCTGGTCATTCTGTACTGTATAGGCGATTCAGAATATACGTCGGTACTAAGGTGGTTGTATATATTTGTTCTGCCTCCTCATTTGCAGCTGAATATCACGTTACACGATCGCAAGGACTTATCTGGCCAGAAGAGTCGTCACCCTGCTCAATTTACTGGTGGAAAAATCAAACCAGGCATTTTGAAGGACAGGCATGTTCTTGTTTTTCATTTGCAAATACTTTCCCCCATTTTCATGGAATCAAATTTGGAAGACTCAGTTTTGGGTTTGCAACTGAATATAAATCAAAGTTGTGCTGGCTTGGTGATTATGTTAAGTTAACAACGCGGCGACTCTTTTCATTTCAGTGATTTTGAGTATTGCTGGACTGATGAAGAGATTGAAAATGCTACTGGAGATTCAAGTAAAACTGTACTAGAAAACCCTTTAGAGCTGCGCAGCTCCTATGCCACAGTGAAGGTTGACGGCACCCCTTTCACCTTTTTCCTATTTTCTGTAGTGAACATATTTTTTTCTTGGTATCTACTTCAATTGGTGAATATGTCTTAACATTATTCGTATGAAAATTTACACCAAAGGTTAATATTTCAGGGAACCGCGAGAGATTCTCTTGGGGAACCCGCAGCTACTTCATATCACTCAATGTTCCTTGGAACTGTCGATTATCTTTGGTAATTCAGTTTCTTTCTGTAACTTCTTACCTTCCATCTATAAATACAGACTTCGCTTAAATGATTTTGGAATAACTCAAAAAACAGGTACTCAAACGATCTTGTTCCTACGAGGGTTCTTGATACTCCATCAATCGATATTTTGTTGAAGACACGCGGATTACCAAACAAGGTACACACACACGCTTTTGACATCGTCGTCTTAAATTCTTTGTGATATGGCTTAAATTTCTTTAACTTGATGAGCATTGAAGGAGGATTATGTAGTACACTGTGAGTGGTGCTACTGAACAATTTGAAACCATCCTATGTCTCGGATTTTCGCTTTATCATATT
This genomic stretch from Papaver somniferum cultivar HN1 chromosome 5, ASM357369v1, whole genome shotgun sequence harbors:
- the LOC113277566 gene encoding carbon catabolite repressor protein 4 homolog 3-like; translation: MALEALSLSFSSQALFSRKTFHGRSLRSCCFSRTSLSINICNRIERWYNPNSNKTFVHPKIIRRWVESDSPPPHSNDKFTVVSYNALSEKNASKHGGLYSNVASQFVNWDYRKKLICEELIGLDSDIICLQEVDRYNDLLATMEKEGYVGNYKRRTGDATDGCAMFWKPNVFKLLEGESIEFKEFELRDNIAQLSVFEMCNADTSRILVGNIHVLFNQNRGDMKLGQIRLLLSRAHALSEKWGNIPMVLAGDFNITPQSAVYKFLSSSELNITLHDRKDLSGQKSRHPAQFTGGKIKPGILKDSDFEYCWTDEEIENATGDSSKTVLENPLELRSSYATVKGTARDSLGEPAATSYHSMFLGTVDYLWYSNDLVPTRVLDTPSIDILLKTRGLPNKHLGSDHLALGSEFSFTQCNKEDTNGSTTTAASTAATEIVE